One region of Glutamicibacter sp. B1 genomic DNA includes:
- the def gene encoding peptide deformylase, translated as MPIRQITVYGEPVLHRRAVEVTEFDDELRQLVADMHVTMDEAHGVGLAAPQIGVGLRLFTYIYADQDTAPERGVVINPKLTLSKVSQAPADADEESEGCLSVPGLNYPLKRADYAKVEGFDEFGQPISFEAHDWFARIMQHEYDHLDGFLYVDKLQPRWDKRWKKAKKALGWGVPGNTWLPGTDEDPFGH; from the coding sequence GTGCCAATTAGGCAGATCACCGTTTATGGAGAACCAGTTCTACATCGTCGCGCGGTAGAGGTGACCGAGTTTGATGATGAGCTTCGTCAGCTTGTTGCAGACATGCACGTCACCATGGACGAAGCACACGGCGTAGGACTGGCCGCTCCTCAAATTGGTGTCGGTCTACGCTTGTTCACCTATATCTACGCTGACCAAGACACTGCGCCAGAGCGTGGTGTGGTCATCAACCCGAAGCTGACGCTCTCTAAGGTCTCACAGGCACCTGCTGATGCTGATGAAGAATCTGAGGGTTGCTTGTCGGTACCTGGGCTGAACTACCCGCTCAAGCGTGCGGACTATGCCAAGGTGGAAGGCTTCGATGAGTTCGGGCAGCCGATTTCCTTCGAGGCTCATGATTGGTTTGCTCGCATTATGCAGCACGAATACGACCACCTTGATGGATTCTTGTACGTGGATAAGTTGCAGCCACGTTGGGACAAGCGCTGGAAGAAGGCGAAGAAGGCTTTGGGTTGGGGCGTACCGGGAAATACGTGGCTTCCGGGAACCGATGAGGATCCTTTTGGTCACTAA
- a CDS encoding YaaA family protein, with translation MAFTLCSSDKLEGVLILLPPSEGKTAHAEGSPFDLADLSFSELTDERHLVLEALAEVSSREDAMSVLGVGASLANEVARNINLHTEPAAKAHDIYSGVLFEALGYASLTPAAQARADASIVVISALWGAVRFGDRIPPYRLSMSVKLEPLGKLASWWKKRLAPVLDKAATEQLIVDARSSTYAAAYKPSNGKCVAINVFQLRNGIPKVVSHFAKHTRGEVARFLVEQETGPETPEELVELIQSRWDATLVEDKKGLALNILLPEDHHFITAK, from the coding sequence ATGGCGTTCACCCTGTGTTCCTCCGATAAGCTGGAAGGCGTGCTTATTTTGTTACCACCTTCCGAGGGTAAAACCGCCCATGCTGAAGGCTCCCCTTTTGACCTCGCTGATCTTTCGTTTTCCGAACTCACCGATGAACGGCATCTAGTTCTAGAGGCACTGGCTGAAGTTTCAAGCCGGGAGGATGCGATGAGCGTTCTGGGAGTAGGAGCGTCATTGGCTAACGAAGTTGCACGCAATATCAACTTGCACACAGAACCGGCCGCCAAGGCACACGATATTTATTCCGGTGTCCTCTTCGAAGCCTTGGGCTATGCGTCACTAACTCCTGCAGCCCAGGCTCGGGCCGACGCAAGCATTGTGGTAATTTCCGCACTCTGGGGTGCAGTGCGTTTTGGTGACCGCATTCCTCCGTACCGACTGTCCATGTCAGTGAAGCTTGAACCCTTGGGAAAACTGGCTAGCTGGTGGAAGAAACGACTCGCTCCAGTCTTGGACAAAGCGGCCACAGAACAGCTAATCGTTGATGCGCGTTCAAGCACTTACGCTGCCGCCTACAAACCAAGTAACGGCAAATGCGTTGCCATCAACGTCTTCCAGCTGCGCAATGGCATTCCGAAAGTTGTCTCCCACTTTGCTAAGCACACACGCGGTGAAGTGGCTCGTTTCTTGGTTGAGCAAGAGACCGGGCCAGAGACACCAGAGGAATTAGTTGAGCTCATTCAGTCTCGCTGGGATGCAACTCTTGTTGAGGATAAAAAGGGTCTTGCCCTGAATATTTTGCTTCCTGAAGATCATCACTTCATCACAGCAAAGTAA
- a CDS encoding glycosyltransferase family 87 protein codes for MQPVRTLFNAREVTRPVILWLLVLTAVGAGLAVLSKQWCRINAWPAAEQHLHMCYSDFTQLFGTRGMADKLFPYFTGLPPEQALEYPVLLAIVAGVTAMLIPGIGFSPERQLAYFDLNSALSFICWAVIVVAIAYAARTRSRDAIMVALAPGIILTSQLNWDLWAVMLATLGLLAFSRKHIVLAGVLLGLGAAAKLYPFFIFGAILVLCLRSGRMRHFWVSLASGVVAWLAVNVPFMVTAFDEWSRFYTFSGDRPAGNSSLWLAFAGTGMSGSMMSLLSNGLFALACLGIAYLGLTAQRRPRMAQLAFLIIAAFLLLGKVYSPQFVMWLIPLYVLARPKWREFLVWQVVEVFHWAVVWLWSAKAVSDGGYFGGSWTIEILYGLGIVAHMAMLIYICIKIIGDIRNPERDVVRAEGIDDPLAGPIENAPDAFVLPAAKKS; via the coding sequence ATGCAACCGGTTAGGACCTTGTTCAACGCCCGCGAAGTAACGCGTCCGGTGATCCTATGGCTGCTGGTCTTGACCGCGGTCGGCGCCGGCCTTGCGGTACTCAGTAAACAGTGGTGCCGGATCAACGCTTGGCCAGCTGCCGAGCAGCACCTGCACATGTGCTATTCGGACTTCACCCAGCTCTTTGGCACCCGCGGCATGGCCGATAAACTCTTCCCCTACTTCACCGGCCTGCCACCCGAACAGGCACTTGAGTACCCGGTGTTGCTGGCCATTGTTGCTGGTGTGACCGCGATGCTGATCCCTGGCATTGGGTTCTCGCCCGAGCGCCAGCTGGCCTACTTTGATTTGAACTCAGCACTGTCCTTCATCTGCTGGGCAGTGATCGTTGTGGCTATCGCTTACGCGGCTCGAACCCGTAGCCGCGACGCCATCATGGTGGCACTAGCCCCCGGCATTATTCTGACCAGCCAGCTGAACTGGGATCTGTGGGCAGTAATGCTTGCCACCTTGGGCCTGCTGGCGTTCTCCCGCAAACACATCGTATTAGCCGGAGTGCTTTTGGGCCTCGGTGCGGCAGCGAAACTCTACCCGTTCTTCATCTTCGGTGCGATCCTCGTGTTGTGCTTGCGTTCGGGACGCATGCGCCACTTCTGGGTCTCGCTGGCATCCGGTGTGGTGGCTTGGTTGGCGGTCAACGTTCCGTTTATGGTCACTGCCTTTGATGAGTGGAGCCGTTTCTATACGTTCTCCGGGGACCGCCCGGCTGGTAACTCTTCACTGTGGCTGGCCTTCGCCGGTACCGGTATGTCCGGATCCATGATGTCCTTGCTGTCCAATGGCCTGTTTGCCCTGGCGTGCCTGGGTATCGCTTACCTTGGACTCACTGCACAGCGTCGCCCACGCATGGCGCAACTCGCGTTCTTGATCATTGCCGCCTTCTTGCTGCTGGGCAAGGTGTACTCACCACAGTTCGTCATGTGGCTGATCCCGTTGTACGTGTTGGCCCGTCCTAAATGGCGCGAATTCCTGGTATGGCAGGTGGTAGAAGTCTTCCACTGGGCCGTGGTGTGGCTGTGGAGCGCCAAAGCGGTTTCTGATGGCGGCTACTTCGGTGGCAGCTGGACCATCGAAATACTCTATGGGCTAGGCATTGTTGCCCACATGGCGATGCTCATCTACATCTGTATCAAGATCATCGGGGACATCCGTAATCCTGAGCGTGATGTGGTGCGTGCTGAAGGAATCGATGATCCATTGGCTGGCCCGATTGAGAATGCGCCGGACGCCTTCGTCTTGCCTGCAGCAAAGAAGAGTTGA
- a CDS encoding acyl-CoA dehydrogenase family protein — MKRALFEEDHEQFRELATEFNTREVSGKYAQWEKDHQIPREVWQSAGENGLLGLAVPEEFGGMGIDDYRFRVVLDEEFVRAGHLAVALAFHLHDDLVLPYLLAYGSDELKAKWLPRMVDGSTITSCAFTEPGAGSDLRAVRTKAVRDGEQWLLSGQKTFIGNGAFGDAALVLARTDGESGRASESSFSLFMVERSEGYTNGNPFDKMGLRASDTAELFFDEVRVSDADRIGEVGQGLAYVKEQLPQARLAIAVAAAAISTAAFEQALEHAKNRSTFGQALTQYQNTRFELANLKTESHVTQTFVDQAVLAFNNGELDAQEAAEVKLWASESAKRLSDKALQIHGGYGYIMEYPIAQSFTAARLLTIFGGTSEIMRETIGRAL, encoded by the coding sequence GTGAAACGCGCGCTTTTTGAAGAGGACCACGAACAGTTCCGTGAGTTGGCTACGGAGTTCAATACCCGTGAAGTCTCTGGAAAATACGCTCAGTGGGAGAAGGACCACCAGATTCCGCGTGAGGTGTGGCAGTCAGCTGGCGAGAATGGCTTGCTGGGCCTAGCTGTTCCCGAAGAATTCGGCGGAATGGGAATCGATGATTACCGTTTCCGCGTCGTACTTGATGAAGAGTTCGTCCGCGCAGGTCATTTGGCCGTGGCGCTAGCGTTCCACCTTCACGATGATCTTGTACTTCCCTACCTATTGGCCTACGGCTCTGATGAGCTCAAAGCTAAGTGGCTGCCTCGTATGGTCGATGGCTCAACGATTACCTCTTGCGCGTTCACCGAGCCAGGTGCCGGTTCGGATCTACGCGCGGTGCGTACCAAAGCTGTGCGTGATGGCGAACAGTGGCTGTTGAGCGGTCAGAAGACTTTTATTGGTAACGGCGCGTTCGGTGACGCCGCATTGGTACTGGCCCGCACCGATGGGGAAAGTGGCCGCGCTTCTGAATCATCGTTCTCGCTATTTATGGTGGAGCGTTCTGAGGGTTACACCAACGGCAATCCATTCGACAAGATGGGGCTACGCGCCTCAGATACTGCCGAGCTCTTCTTCGACGAGGTCCGCGTCTCCGATGCTGACCGCATCGGCGAGGTTGGACAGGGTCTGGCTTACGTGAAGGAACAGTTGCCACAGGCCCGTCTGGCAATCGCTGTCGCAGCAGCGGCGATTTCTACGGCGGCATTCGAGCAGGCTTTGGAGCATGCAAAGAATCGTTCAACTTTTGGTCAAGCATTGACTCAGTATCAAAACACCCGATTTGAACTGGCTAATTTGAAGACTGAGTCCCATGTCACTCAGACATTTGTTGACCAAGCGGTCTTGGCTTTTAATAATGGTGAACTAGACGCGCAAGAAGCAGCAGAAGTAAAACTTTGGGCTAGTGAGAGCGCAAAACGGTTGTCCGATAAGGCGTTGCAGATTCATGGTGGTTACGGCTACATCATGGAGTACCCCATCGCCCAGTCATTCACTGCTGCACGCTTGTTGACCATTTTTGGTGGCACAAGCGAGATCATGCGTGAAACTATTGGACGAGCACTTTAA
- a CDS encoding winged helix DNA-binding domain-containing protein — MERERLLAARMHSQLLTAPAGSVLDAARHMLATQAQDFIAGRYALAQRVDPMPNRAQVNQLFNEGLLVRSWTMRGTLHIALAEDAQWLVQLAKDRTLRSAAARHRELQIDPATIDAAGEAISSYLRDMGQGSRNALFEQLEQHGIGTRSQRGLHLLLALVQHGLLCLGPIPAGAKLVAQDFVLVESWISKHHVPEDPLQELVTRYLDSHGPATLRDAAWYSGQTLTTIRHAAAELGGVLISVGKDGRGEDFLVVEGSLAHQALESTEPPELPRRLLGPFDEYYLSCVERSLIADTEMQQQITPGKNGMFNAFWLEQGRASQLWDANIAPADSLGATLHQQYLDFRATS; from the coding sequence ATGGAACGCGAAAGGCTTTTAGCGGCTCGGATGCACAGCCAGCTACTCACAGCGCCTGCCGGATCCGTTCTTGATGCTGCCAGGCACATGTTGGCTACCCAAGCTCAAGACTTTATTGCAGGCCGTTACGCCCTAGCCCAACGCGTAGACCCGATGCCCAACCGGGCACAGGTCAATCAGCTGTTCAATGAGGGCTTACTGGTCCGATCCTGGACTATGCGTGGAACTTTGCACATCGCCTTGGCTGAAGATGCACAATGGTTGGTACAACTAGCCAAGGATCGCACCCTGAGGTCAGCGGCTGCTAGGCATCGTGAATTGCAGATTGATCCTGCAACGATCGACGCAGCGGGAGAGGCGATCTCCTCGTATCTTCGTGACATGGGGCAGGGGAGCAGGAACGCACTCTTTGAACAGTTAGAACAACACGGAATCGGCACGCGAAGCCAGCGAGGGTTGCACCTACTGCTGGCATTAGTCCAACATGGACTGCTGTGCCTAGGTCCTATTCCCGCGGGAGCCAAGCTGGTCGCCCAAGACTTTGTGCTCGTCGAGTCATGGATCAGCAAACATCATGTTCCCGAAGACCCACTACAGGAGCTGGTGACACGTTACCTAGATTCCCATGGTCCAGCCACACTGCGAGATGCTGCCTGGTATTCCGGGCAAACGCTAACAACCATCCGCCACGCCGCAGCCGAGTTGGGCGGAGTGTTGATCAGCGTAGGGAAGGACGGGCGTGGGGAAGACTTCTTGGTGGTAGAAGGATCGCTAGCCCATCAGGCGCTGGAATCCACTGAACCACCAGAACTACCCAGGCGTCTACTAGGACCCTTCGACGAGTACTACCTGTCCTGTGTGGAACGTAGCCTCATCGCCGACACCGAAATGCAGCAACAGATCACCCCAGGGAAGAACGGAATGTTCAACGCCTTTTGGCTTGAACAGGGGCGTGCCTCACAGCTCTGGGATGCAAATATAGCGCCGGCCGATTCGCTCGGCGCGACGCTACATCAGCAGTACCTAGACTTCAGAGCTACCAGTTAG
- the mptB gene encoding polyprenol phosphomannose-dependent alpha 1,6 mannosyltransferase MptB, which yields MRKEFAAQPATDASSVTARRAVINPLWQGLLGSILITIGSFGVGWLASVSPMNRNALLIAIRTEYSGVIASTVVMTVGCWILFRGWLRLGQVHAGWGPESLKAVKKAVWIWSAPMLVALPIFSRDVFAYIGQGRLVDAGQDPYVTGISSLNNWFQLGTDITWAQDETPYGPLFLLLEYWVFRAVGSSPDLSVLLFRLIAFVGVILCLIYVPKLAALHKVSGAKAAWITVANPLFLISFVASAHNDAIMVGLAVAATYYAATRRGILAVVLITASVGIKPITMVLLPFIGLLWAGTAASWPRKILYWCYTLALFATIMLAVGLANGYGIGWLKVMLGTGTGSVIFAPVGALNALLSGLFDAFSLPTNWILPVLKFGGRLLSVALVLVLIFKGKPSHLVQRMALAFTALVVLSPIVQPWYLLWLLPFFAATGIRDDWQIVWVYFTTAFFIAFGAADQLFIWQFLGELDPWVKHLSTGISWAAMFYLAYLDPRTRRLFTGLVPSKKWLKVFRSRPNKDGVASS from the coding sequence ATGCGGAAGGAATTCGCAGCGCAGCCCGCGACAGATGCGTCATCGGTGACCGCCCGTCGCGCGGTCATCAATCCGCTCTGGCAAGGACTACTCGGCTCCATATTAATTACCATCGGCTCCTTCGGTGTTGGCTGGCTAGCCAGTGTCTCTCCAATGAACCGTAACGCCCTGTTGATTGCCATTCGTACCGAGTACTCAGGGGTTATCGCCTCCACCGTGGTGATGACCGTGGGCTGTTGGATTCTCTTTCGAGGTTGGCTACGGCTGGGCCAGGTGCACGCCGGCTGGGGTCCTGAATCCTTAAAGGCAGTCAAGAAGGCTGTCTGGATTTGGTCCGCGCCGATGTTGGTGGCGCTACCAATTTTCTCCCGCGATGTCTTTGCCTACATCGGGCAGGGCCGCCTGGTGGATGCGGGGCAGGACCCCTATGTCACTGGCATTTCCTCATTGAACAACTGGTTTCAGCTAGGCACCGACATTACCTGGGCCCAGGATGAAACCCCCTATGGCCCGTTATTCCTCTTGCTCGAATATTGGGTGTTCCGAGCCGTAGGCTCCAGCCCCGATCTATCGGTGCTGCTCTTCCGTTTGATCGCCTTCGTTGGGGTCATCCTGTGCCTGATCTACGTGCCCAAGCTGGCGGCCCTGCACAAAGTCTCCGGCGCAAAGGCCGCCTGGATTACTGTCGCTAATCCGCTGTTCCTGATCAGCTTCGTCGCTTCGGCGCACAATGACGCGATCATGGTGGGACTAGCGGTGGCGGCAACCTACTATGCTGCCACCCGCCGCGGAATCCTCGCCGTCGTGTTGATCACCGCATCCGTGGGTATTAAGCCGATCACCATGGTGCTCTTGCCCTTTATCGGCCTGCTGTGGGCAGGAACCGCAGCAAGCTGGCCGCGCAAGATTCTCTACTGGTGCTACACCCTGGCACTGTTCGCCACCATCATGTTGGCCGTCGGCCTGGCCAATGGCTATGGCATCGGCTGGCTGAAGGTCATGCTGGGCACCGGTACCGGTTCGGTAATCTTCGCCCCGGTCGGCGCCCTTAACGCCTTGCTTTCCGGTCTCTTCGACGCCTTTTCACTACCAACCAACTGGATCCTTCCGGTACTGAAATTTGGCGGTCGCCTGCTTTCGGTCGCGCTGGTACTGGTACTGATTTTTAAAGGTAAGCCCTCACACTTGGTACAGCGCATGGCGTTGGCATTCACCGCCTTGGTGGTGCTTTCGCCGATTGTGCAGCCCTGGTACCTGTTGTGGTTACTGCCCTTCTTTGCTGCTACCGGCATTCGTGATGACTGGCAGATCGTTTGGGTGTACTTCACCACCGCGTTCTTCATTGCTTTCGGCGCTGCCGATCAGCTCTTTATCTGGCAATTCCTCGGCGAACTTGATCCGTGGGTTAAACACCTATCCACCGGCATCTCCTGGGCCGCCATGTTCTATTTGGCCTACCTCGATCCGCGCACACGCAGGTTATTCACCGGGCTGGTTCCGTCCAAAAAGTGGCTGAAGGTTTTCCGCAGCCGCCCCAATAAGGATGGGGTCGCATCATCGTAG
- the mptB gene encoding polyprenol phosphomannose-dependent alpha 1,6 mannosyltransferase MptB — MASIMVTCGSWGVGWLPYAQASVLSRSALVLPLRAETLGVVICTLLLAVGTVLLFRAWLRLRQGTQELGEQALGLMRRAAWMWSTPMLLSFPILSQDVYSYLGQGRLMHAGLSPYENGVSQLPGWFAQGADSLWAESSSPYGPLFLMYARMAYYISGGVPEYGVLMMRLIAVAGVALCIYAIPRLAKKLGGDPTWTLWVSVVNPLFLMNMVGGVHNDGLMLGGVLLAFLLVYRKRRVLGSVFMALSIAIKPVMLLALPFLGLAMLKPEARLRSKIRIWLLITLLTAVILTGLGAATGLWFGWISGMASSGDAAFPYAPVGLFGLLIGWIGSFFGASIGSTADVVYAIFKVISMAIIAFLALRKPAGNPLLYTGYALGASVLLAPIIQPWYLLWLIPFFALGKKFSVTRERLLYVLCMVLAIAGVVDQLSVAQWFSLVWMRIFAALVGLLCVAYMVFVDAKTAPLFGHRGRRLSPQTRKFLRIPEPEETRQRNSDATG, encoded by the coding sequence TTGGCCTCAATCATGGTGACCTGTGGTTCTTGGGGCGTGGGCTGGTTGCCCTACGCCCAGGCCTCCGTGCTCTCCCGATCGGCTCTGGTGCTTCCCTTACGCGCTGAAACACTCGGCGTCGTGATCTGCACCCTGCTGTTGGCTGTGGGCACAGTACTTCTCTTCCGTGCTTGGCTACGCCTGCGCCAAGGGACACAAGAGCTGGGCGAACAAGCCCTTGGCTTGATGCGTCGTGCGGCGTGGATGTGGTCCACTCCGATGCTCTTATCCTTCCCCATCCTTTCTCAGGACGTGTACTCCTATCTGGGACAGGGCCGACTCATGCATGCCGGACTCTCGCCCTATGAAAATGGGGTGTCTCAGCTTCCGGGCTGGTTTGCCCAGGGGGCAGACTCCTTGTGGGCCGAGTCTTCTTCACCCTATGGTCCGCTGTTTTTGATGTATGCCCGCATGGCGTACTACATCTCCGGGGGCGTGCCAGAATACGGCGTACTCATGATGCGGTTGATTGCGGTAGCCGGTGTGGCTCTGTGCATTTATGCCATTCCTCGGCTAGCGAAGAAACTTGGCGGGGATCCAACGTGGACGTTGTGGGTCTCGGTGGTGAACCCGCTGTTTTTGATGAACATGGTCGGCGGGGTGCACAATGACGGGTTGATGCTCGGCGGGGTTTTGTTGGCTTTCTTGCTCGTGTACCGCAAGCGGCGTGTTCTGGGAAGCGTTTTTATGGCGCTGTCCATTGCGATCAAACCCGTCATGTTACTCGCGCTCCCATTCCTCGGATTGGCCATGCTCAAGCCCGAGGCTCGATTGCGCTCCAAGATTCGTATCTGGCTGTTGATCACCTTACTCACCGCGGTGATCCTTACCGGACTTGGTGCGGCCACCGGCCTATGGTTCGGTTGGATCAGTGGTATGGCTAGTTCCGGGGATGCAGCGTTCCCCTACGCACCGGTCGGGCTCTTTGGATTGTTGATCGGTTGGATCGGATCCTTCTTCGGCGCAAGTATTGGTTCAACAGCCGATGTTGTCTATGCAATCTTCAAAGTGATCAGCATGGCCATTATCGCTTTCTTAGCACTGCGCAAGCCTGCGGGTAATCCATTGCTTTACACGGGGTACGCGCTGGGGGCCAGCGTCTTACTCGCCCCGATCATTCAGCCCTGGTATCTGCTGTGGCTGATTCCCTTCTTTGCACTGGGCAAGAAGTTCAGCGTCACCCGAGAACGCCTGTTGTATGTACTGTGCATGGTGCTGGCGATCGCCGGCGTGGTTGATCAGCTCTCGGTAGCGCAGTGGTTCTCCCTGGTGTGGATGCGAATCTTCGCCGCCCTGGTCGGCCTGCTCTGTGTGGCCTATATGGTGTTTGTTGACGCAAAGACCGCACCACTGTTCGGTCACCGAGGACGCCGGCTGAGCCCACAGACCCGAAAATTCTTAAGAATCCCCGAACCAGAAGAAACGAGGCAACGCAATAGTGATGCAACCGGTTAG
- the orn gene encoding oligoribonuclease, protein MPTTAEKLVWIDCEMTGLSLENDALIEVAVLVTDSELNVLGDGVSVVIKPEPEALEQMGDFVRNMHINSGLLEELDGGVSMEEATSVVMDYIRAYAPEPGTALLAGNSVGTDKTFLVRDMPEVIDHLHYRIIDVSTIKELSRRWYPKAYYSAPAKDGNHRALGDIRDSIDELRYYRAAVMVPAPGPTSEIASEIAAEIKSNPS, encoded by the coding sequence ATGCCTACTACTGCAGAAAAACTTGTCTGGATTGATTGTGAGATGACCGGGCTCAGCCTGGAAAACGATGCGTTAATTGAAGTCGCGGTCCTTGTGACCGATTCTGAACTGAACGTTCTTGGTGACGGGGTATCTGTCGTAATTAAGCCTGAGCCTGAGGCCCTAGAGCAGATGGGTGACTTCGTTCGCAATATGCACATCAATAGCGGGCTGCTCGAAGAGCTCGATGGTGGGGTGAGCATGGAAGAGGCCACCTCAGTAGTCATGGACTATATCCGCGCCTATGCTCCAGAACCTGGCACGGCATTGCTGGCCGGTAATTCTGTTGGCACTGACAAGACTTTCTTGGTGCGCGACATGCCTGAAGTGATTGACCACCTTCACTACCGGATCATCGACGTCTCCACCATCAAGGAACTGAGCCGCCGCTGGTATCCAAAGGCCTACTACTCAGCCCCGGCGAAAGACGGCAATCATCGTGCACTCGGTGACATTCGAGATTCGATTGACGAGCTGCGTTATTACCGTGCCGCGGTCATGGTTCCGGCGCCAGGTCCAACCTCAGAAATTGCCTCGGAAATCGCAGCGGAAATTAAATCGAACCCTTCCTAG
- a CDS encoding glyceraldehyde-3-phosphate dehydrogenase produces MTQQSVVAQQEWSGREELAEAMIPLIGRLYRKNNVVSSVYGRKLINQSAIDIIKAHRVVRRIDGEELSLKATKAILDEIETLNVGSVSVDLGRLNKKFKESGSVDLNAFLSNELGEKVGQAGATDAEPKDVVLYGFGRIGRLLARILIERGGYGLRLRAIVVRKGSDDDIVKRASLLRRDSVHGRFEGSITVDEENNTILANGTLIKVIYSNDPATVDYTEYGIDNAIVVDNTGRWRDEAGLSQHLQAKGVARVLLTAPGKGDLKNIVHGINDSWITAEDKIVTAASCTTNAITPVLKALNDKFGVTHGHVETVHSFTNDQNLIDNFHKGERRGRAAALNMVITETGAAKAVAKALPEFEGKLTGNAIRVPTPDVSMAILNLNLENETTKEELNAYLRETSLTSNLHKQIDYIDSPEVVSTDFVGSRRAGIVDGLATIVSGKNAVVYVWYDNEFGYSCQVVRVIETIAGTHPVAVPAVKAEAVTA; encoded by the coding sequence GTGACCCAGCAGTCTGTCGTTGCCCAGCAAGAATGGAGCGGGCGCGAAGAGCTCGCCGAGGCCATGATTCCACTGATTGGACGCTTGTACCGCAAGAACAATGTGGTCTCGTCCGTCTATGGTCGGAAGCTGATCAACCAGTCCGCCATCGATATCATCAAGGCACACCGCGTCGTGCGCCGCATTGACGGCGAAGAGCTAAGCCTGAAGGCAACCAAAGCCATTCTCGATGAAATTGAAACCCTGAATGTTGGATCGGTTTCCGTTGACCTTGGCCGTTTGAACAAGAAGTTCAAGGAATCTGGTTCCGTAGACCTCAACGCTTTCCTCAGCAACGAACTCGGCGAAAAAGTCGGTCAGGCTGGAGCCACCGATGCAGAACCCAAGGATGTCGTTCTGTATGGCTTCGGTCGAATTGGTCGCCTACTAGCCCGCATCCTCATCGAACGTGGCGGATACGGCCTGCGTCTTCGTGCCATTGTGGTCCGCAAGGGATCCGATGATGACATCGTCAAGCGTGCTTCGCTGTTGCGTCGTGACTCAGTACACGGTCGCTTTGAAGGTTCGATCACCGTCGACGAGGAAAACAACACCATCCTCGCCAACGGAACCCTGATCAAGGTCATCTATTCGAATGACCCAGCTACGGTGGATTACACCGAATACGGAATCGACAACGCTATCGTCGTGGATAACACCGGTCGCTGGCGCGATGAAGCTGGACTGTCCCAGCACTTGCAGGCCAAGGGTGTTGCCCGCGTACTGCTGACCGCTCCAGGCAAGGGCGATTTGAAGAACATTGTTCACGGCATCAACGATTCCTGGATCACCGCCGAGGACAAGATCGTTACCGCAGCATCATGCACCACCAACGCCATCACCCCAGTGCTCAAGGCCCTGAACGACAAGTTCGGTGTCACCCACGGACACGTTGAGACCGTTCACTCGTTCACCAACGACCAGAACCTGATCGACAACTTCCACAAGGGCGAACGCCGTGGCCGTGCTGCTGCGTTGAACATGGTGATCACCGAAACCGGTGCTGCTAAGGCTGTGGCTAAGGCCCTGCCAGAGTTCGAAGGCAAGCTGACCGGTAACGCCATCCGCGTACCAACCCCAGATGTCTCCATGGCCATTCTGAACCTGAACCTGGAGAACGAAACCACCAAGGAAGAGCTCAACGCTTACCTTCGCGAAACGTCATTGACCTCGAACCTGCACAAGCAGATCGACTACATTGACTCCCCAGAGGTCGTCTCCACCGACTTTGTTGGCTCACGCCGTGCCGGCATTGTCGACGGTTTGGCCACCATCGTTTCAGGCAAGAACGCTGTTGTCTACGTATGGTACGACAACGAGTTTGGCTACTCTTGCCAGGTAGTACGTGTGATCGAAACGATCGCCGGAACCCACCCGGTAGCAGTTCCTGCAGTGAAGGCTGAAGCAGTCACCGCCTAA